In Halobacillus amylolyticus, the following proteins share a genomic window:
- a CDS encoding cation:proton antiporter, translated as MHTEFPALLGAGLILIAIFYLGFLSIKIKVPGVILYILLGIVLAGSLGGNELLHFASEIGIVLLFFLLGLEFNVKRLGGIAKKIWPSGLLDLFLSLGVTTGIALLFNLDLFSSFLIGGIAYATSSSITAKLLDDRGRMANIETEYILGILIFEDLVAPIVVAILFGVSSGETFTTISFLTITGKIVGLTLAAIILGKTVFKKVETLLDRIADEDFKIALLTGIALSYGGLALYLGLSEVLGAFLAGMMLAEIGKIEKVEHTVFPIRDLLLPTFFVYFGTTIDLGNGVPMAGLLVVVLIWSIIAKILVGILGGPLYGLPKRASLRAGLSICSRGEFSVVIAGVATGVLKAFSGLYILIAAFIGMVLFERAPKIVTRIYGKPQKKKKDLRVPGS; from the coding sequence GTGCACACTGAATTTCCTGCCCTGTTGGGTGCAGGGTTGATTTTAATCGCGATTTTTTATTTAGGTTTTTTAAGTATAAAAATTAAAGTGCCAGGTGTCATTCTTTATATTTTATTAGGAATTGTCCTTGCTGGAAGTCTTGGGGGGAACGAGCTGCTTCACTTTGCAAGTGAAATAGGGATTGTCCTCCTATTTTTCTTGTTAGGATTGGAGTTTAATGTAAAGCGGCTTGGGGGCATTGCTAAAAAGATCTGGCCTTCGGGATTGCTTGATTTATTCTTAAGCTTAGGTGTTACCACAGGTATTGCTCTCTTATTTAACCTTGATCTATTTTCTAGTTTCTTAATCGGTGGGATCGCTTATGCCACAAGCTCATCAATTACAGCTAAACTGCTGGATGATCGGGGACGAATGGCTAACATTGAAACGGAATATATTCTTGGCATACTTATTTTCGAGGATCTTGTTGCTCCGATTGTCGTGGCAATTTTATTTGGGGTTAGTTCCGGAGAGACCTTTACTACGATTTCCTTTCTTACTATAACTGGAAAGATTGTAGGTTTAACTTTAGCGGCTATTATTTTAGGGAAAACAGTATTCAAAAAAGTTGAGACGTTACTTGATCGAATAGCGGATGAGGATTTTAAGATTGCGCTGTTAACGGGTATCGCACTCTCTTATGGTGGGTTAGCCTTATATCTTGGCCTTTCAGAAGTATTAGGTGCTTTCTTGGCTGGAATGATGCTCGCTGAAATTGGGAAAATTGAAAAGGTCGAACACACCGTTTTTCCTATACGAGATTTATTGCTGCCGACATTTTTTGTCTACTTTGGGACAACTATTGATTTAGGAAATGGTGTGCCAATGGCAGGGTTGCTTGTTGTCGTACTAATTTGGTCGATTATTGCAAAGATATTGGTTGGTATTCTTGGTGGACCATTGTATGGATTACCTAAACGGGCATCATTACGAGCAGGTTTGTCCATATGTTCAAGAGGTGAGTTTTCCGTGGTTATCGCAGGTGTAGCAACAGGCGTGTTAAAAGCGTTCAGTGGGCTTTATATTCTCATTGCTGCATTCATAGGTATGGTTTTATTTGAACGGGCTCCAAAAATAGTAACGAGAATTTACGGAAAGCCACAGAAAAAGAAAAAAGATTTAAGAGTACCCGGTAGTTAA
- a CDS encoding kinase-associated lipoprotein B has product MTELQNGAIVKAHYKSGIYIGELLEDRNQNYLVKILAVDKHPMQGDLHNPGQTKDVFFHQRKALSFQEKANIHKQAVHPYEEENIPDYPTSLRHSVEKLKNKLTRRDTDFNQHALDQLIDLEKQYFG; this is encoded by the coding sequence ATGACAGAACTTCAAAATGGAGCAATTGTTAAAGCCCATTATAAATCAGGTATCTACATAGGTGAACTCTTGGAGGATCGCAATCAAAACTACTTAGTAAAGATACTCGCTGTGGATAAACACCCTATGCAAGGAGATCTTCATAACCCTGGACAAACAAAAGATGTATTTTTTCATCAAAGAAAAGCATTAAGCTTTCAAGAGAAAGCGAACATTCATAAACAGGCGGTCCATCCATATGAAGAGGAGAATATACCTGACTACCCTACCTCTCTGAGACATTCTGTAGAAAAGTTGAAGAACAAGCTGACGCGTCGTGACACAGATTTTAATCAACATGCCTTAGACCAGCTGATCGATCTTGAAAAGCAATACTTTGGTTAA
- a CDS encoding superoxide dismutase family protein encodes MEYNHQVNALLAFLCLAPASRPSRDKSIATVGEITDCAASLMLVESDQDAFAFLIINGRFVGEASCMITDLERAFDMKFVLIGVLTTLLTITGCGEKRSPLESALYNQAGDRIGTVTLTEQPGGVEVKVKAEGLEAGPHGIHIHEFPKCEGPDFKSAGNHFNPTQKKHGLMNQKGAHVGDLPNIDAESSGMADAKLMLPEATLKDGQTSLLRKEGTSVVIHSGPDDGMSQPAGDSGDRVACAEITLNSEKAKASDPTELNKKQEK; translated from the coding sequence GTGGAGTATAATCACCAGGTCAACGCTCTTCTCGCTTTTCTTTGTCTAGCTCCGGCATCTAGACCCTCGAGAGATAAGTCAATCGCCACCGTGGGGGAAATTACCGACTGCGCCGCTAGTCTTATGCTTGTTGAGTCTGATCAAGACGCCTTTGCTTTTCTGATTATAAATGGTCGGTTTGTTGGGGAAGCTAGTTGTATGATTACGGATTTGGAAAGGGCGTTCGACATGAAATTTGTTCTAATAGGGGTACTCACTACTTTGTTAACGATTACGGGATGTGGAGAAAAACGTTCACCTTTAGAGTCGGCACTTTATAATCAGGCAGGTGATCGTATAGGAACAGTGACACTTACCGAACAGCCTGGAGGTGTCGAGGTAAAGGTAAAAGCTGAGGGACTAGAAGCGGGTCCGCATGGGATTCACATACACGAGTTTCCAAAGTGTGAGGGACCTGACTTTAAGAGTGCAGGGAATCATTTTAACCCGACACAAAAAAAGCATGGATTAATGAATCAGAAAGGCGCCCATGTGGGGGATTTACCAAACATCGATGCTGAGTCAAGTGGGATGGCAGACGCTAAGCTGATGTTGCCAGAGGCCACGTTAAAGGATGGGCAAACCTCGTTATTAAGAAAAGAAGGAACGTCTGTTGTCATTCATAGCGGTCCAGATGACGGTATGTCCCAACCAGCAGGGGACTCAGGTGATCGGGTTGCTTGTGCTGAAATCACATTGAACAGCGAAAAGGCTAAAGCAAGTGATCCTACAGAATTAAATAAAAAACAGGAAAAATAG
- a CDS encoding MalY/PatB family protein, producing the protein MSHFSEMTVRKGTRSVKWDLAEEIYNDPDVLPMWVADMDFKAPEAVINALTSRVEHGIFGYTMPDDALKSTIVNWLEQRHNWKTAKDWITYSPGVIPSLHMAVQSLTSKEDAILIQTPVYPPFYSVVKDHNRTLVTNPLVFKNESYSIDFDDFEAKIKDHKVKLFILCNPHNPVGRVWTREELVRMNNICLEHGVTVISDEIHSDLIYSEYKHVPIATLSKEASNNTVTCLSPTKTFNLAGLQASYLVTENEEIRTKLTAHFNKQGMFMLNTLGITALESAYQQGEEWLEELIETLEFNRNYVTERLHKETDALRVIPAEGTYLLWIDCRKLNLSQSDLKSFMQKQAKVGLNDGASFGEEGKSFMRMNIAAPRELIEKGVSRIIQAVEK; encoded by the coding sequence ATGAGCCATTTTTCAGAAATGACCGTGAGAAAAGGGACTAGATCCGTTAAATGGGATTTGGCTGAAGAAATATATAACGATCCAGATGTGCTTCCAATGTGGGTGGCAGATATGGACTTTAAAGCACCTGAAGCTGTAATAAATGCCCTGACAAGTCGGGTTGAACACGGGATATTTGGTTACACCATGCCAGATGATGCACTTAAATCTACAATCGTCAATTGGCTTGAGCAACGCCATAACTGGAAAACAGCTAAAGATTGGATCACTTACAGCCCTGGTGTTATACCGAGCCTGCATATGGCCGTGCAATCCTTGACTTCCAAGGAGGATGCGATATTAATTCAAACACCTGTCTATCCTCCTTTTTACAGTGTAGTCAAAGACCATAATCGCACACTAGTAACAAACCCTTTAGTATTCAAAAATGAATCATACTCGATTGACTTTGATGACTTTGAAGCTAAAATTAAAGATCATAAAGTTAAACTGTTTATTCTATGTAATCCACATAATCCAGTTGGAAGAGTGTGGACTCGCGAAGAACTCGTGCGCATGAACAATATTTGTCTGGAACATGGAGTTACTGTAATTTCAGATGAAATTCACTCCGATTTAATATACAGCGAATACAAACATGTCCCTATTGCCACACTGTCAAAAGAAGCTAGCAATAATACTGTCACTTGTCTATCTCCAACAAAAACATTTAATTTAGCCGGCCTACAAGCCTCTTATCTCGTCACGGAAAATGAAGAAATACGCACGAAGTTAACAGCTCACTTTAACAAGCAAGGTATGTTTATGCTTAATACACTAGGAATCACAGCTCTTGAGTCAGCCTATCAACAAGGTGAGGAATGGCTTGAAGAGTTGATTGAAACACTTGAATTTAACCGAAATTACGTTACAGAACGCCTCCACAAGGAAACAGATGCTTTGCGTGTGATCCCTGCGGAGGGCACCTATTTACTATGGATTGATTGTCGCAAGCTTAACCTCTCCCAATCTGACCTTAAATCATTTATGCAAAAACAAGCAAAAGTAGGTCTAAATGATGGTGCCTCCTTTGGCGAAGAAGGAAAAAGCTTTATGAGAATGAATATCGCCGCACCAAGGGAACTTATCGAAAAAGGTGTCTCAAGAATCATCCAAGCTGTCGAAAAATAA
- the yugI gene encoding S1 domain-containing post-transcriptional regulator GSP13, producing MSDKFQEGQVLEGKVTGIQPYGAFVALDEQVQGLVHISEVTHGYVKDINEHLSEGDEVQVKILNIDEKSNKYSLSIRATQEAPKKERRPRKQAAPKQQQQEDASAGFNTLKDKLEDWIKQSDDREKFRK from the coding sequence ATGTCAGATAAGTTTCAAGAAGGTCAAGTATTAGAAGGTAAAGTAACAGGAATTCAGCCATACGGTGCTTTCGTTGCACTTGATGAGCAAGTGCAAGGACTAGTGCATATCTCTGAAGTAACTCACGGTTATGTTAAGGATATTAACGAGCATCTTTCTGAAGGTGACGAAGTTCAAGTTAAAATTCTAAACATTGATGAAAAAAGTAATAAATACTCTCTTTCTATTCGTGCGACACAGGAAGCACCTAAGAAAGAGCGTCGTCCTCGCAAGCAAGCCGCACCAAAACAACAACAACAGGAGGATGCTTCGGCAGGGTTTAACACACTTAAGGATAAGTTAGAAGACTGGATTAAACAGTCTGATGACCGCGAAAAGTTCCGTAAGTAA
- a CDS encoding DUF378 domain-containing protein: MNTIQRIALLLTIIGAINWGLIGLFQFDLVAALFGGGEQSGAFARIIYTLVGISGLITISLYFSRAAEHHEATEAEPSK; encoded by the coding sequence ATGAACACGATACAACGTATTGCCCTATTGCTTACCATCATTGGAGCGATTAACTGGGGACTAATTGGATTGTTCCAATTCGACCTTGTTGCTGCTTTGTTTGGCGGTGGAGAACAAAGTGGAGCGTTTGCGCGTATCATCTATACACTTGTAGGAATTAGTGGACTTATTACCATTTCCCTCTATTTCTCGCGTGCAGCAGAGCACCATGAAGCTACCGAAGCAGAGCCAAGCAAATAA
- a CDS encoding iron-containing alcohol dehydrogenase, translated as MDSFTFHNPTKLIFGKSQVEQLSEQLPKGITNVLIVYGGGSIKKNGVYDSVIKELNKANVMVHELSGVEPNPKLSTVREGVNLCKKENIDFLLAVGGGSVIDCTKTIAAGAKYNGDAWDLVTRKATPDGALPFGTVLTLAATGSEMNAGSVITNWETNEKYGWGYAPYTFPTFSILDPQNTVTVPRDQTIYGIVDMMTHLFEQYFHNPTQSPVQDEMIEGVLRTVIHTAPKLLDDLESYEHRETILYAGTIALNGMLQMGYRGDWASHNIEHAVSAVYDIPHAGGLAILFPNWMKHNLEVNEDRFVRMAVKVFAVDPAGKSNREIAEEGIEALRSFWTSLGAPKTLADYDIDNQKFDLIVDRAMKRGTFGNFSKLEGQDVEKILEMSK; from the coding sequence ATGGATTCATTTACGTTTCATAACCCAACGAAACTAATTTTTGGTAAAAGTCAGGTTGAACAATTGTCAGAACAGCTTCCAAAAGGAATAACAAATGTCCTTATCGTTTACGGGGGCGGGAGCATTAAAAAAAATGGTGTGTACGACAGTGTAATCAAAGAGCTTAATAAGGCAAATGTGATGGTTCATGAACTTTCCGGTGTAGAACCTAACCCTAAGCTCAGTACAGTTAGAGAAGGCGTTAATCTTTGTAAAAAGGAAAATATTGATTTTCTTCTCGCTGTTGGCGGTGGCAGTGTGATTGACTGCACAAAAACCATTGCGGCAGGTGCTAAGTACAATGGCGACGCATGGGATTTAGTCACTCGCAAAGCTACTCCAGATGGTGCACTTCCTTTTGGAACAGTGCTTACATTAGCTGCAACTGGCTCTGAAATGAACGCAGGCTCTGTGATCACTAATTGGGAAACGAATGAAAAATATGGCTGGGGCTATGCACCATATACATTTCCAACGTTCTCCATTTTGGACCCGCAAAATACAGTGACCGTTCCTCGTGATCAGACGATTTATGGCATTGTCGACATGATGACTCACCTGTTTGAGCAATATTTTCACAACCCAACCCAATCACCTGTACAGGATGAGATGATTGAAGGGGTTCTACGTACAGTTATTCATACAGCTCCTAAACTGCTGGATGATCTCGAATCATACGAGCATCGTGAAACCATTCTATATGCAGGCACTATAGCCCTAAATGGTATGCTGCAAATGGGATATCGTGGTGACTGGGCTAGTCATAATATTGAACATGCGGTTTCCGCAGTTTATGATATCCCTCATGCAGGTGGACTCGCGATCCTATTTCCAAACTGGATGAAACATAATTTGGAAGTTAATGAGGATCGGTTCGTGCGAATGGCTGTGAAAGTTTTCGCAGTGGATCCAGCAGGGAAATCAAACCGTGAGATAGCAGAAGAGGGCATCGAGGCTCTACGAAGTTTCTGGACATCGTTAGGCGCTCCTAAAACATTGGCTGACTACGATATTGACAATCAGAAGTTTGATTTGATCGTGGATCGTGCGATGAAACGAGGAACTTTCGGTAATTTCAGCAAACTTGAAGGCCAAGATGTTGAGAAAATCTTAGAAATGTCTAAATAA
- a CDS encoding glucose-6-phosphate isomerase, whose translation MTHVRFDYEKALPFFNEHELDYMQDAVSVAHKALHEKTGAGNDFLGWVDLPVDYDKEEFSRIKQAAEKIKSDSDVLLVVGIGGSYLGARAAIEMLNHSFYNELSQEQRETPQVFFVGNSLSASYINELFDVLKNKDVSVNVISKSGTTTEPAIAFRIFRKFLEEKYGQEEAQKRIYATTDKEKGALKTLAAEQGYESFVVPDDVGGRYSVLTAVGLLPIAASGIDIEEMMRGAQASREELSSDRLSENPAYQYAAVRNALYSKGKTIEMMINYEPSLQYFSEWWKQLFGESEGKDHKGIFPSSANFSTDLHSLGQYVQDGRRDLFETILHVEEPSSDYTIEEDEQNLDGLNYLAGKTIDEVNEKAYQGTMLAHTDGQVPNLIVHIPKRDAFTFGYLAYFFEKACAISGYILGVNPFDQPGVEAYKKNMFALLGKPGFEQQKQDLEKRL comes from the coding sequence ATGACACACGTTCGATTTGATTATGAAAAGGCATTACCGTTCTTTAACGAACATGAGCTTGACTATATGCAGGATGCTGTATCTGTGGCCCATAAGGCACTCCACGAAAAAACAGGTGCGGGCAACGACTTTCTCGGGTGGGTTGATTTGCCTGTAGACTATGATAAAGAGGAATTTTCTCGAATTAAGCAGGCAGCAGAGAAAATTAAGAGCGATTCTGACGTCCTTCTAGTAGTTGGTATTGGTGGGTCCTACTTAGGTGCGCGGGCAGCGATTGAGATGCTCAATCATAGTTTTTACAATGAATTATCCCAGGAGCAAAGGGAAACACCACAAGTCTTTTTTGTTGGCAATAGTCTCAGTGCCTCCTATATTAATGAATTATTTGATGTGTTGAAGAACAAAGATGTGTCCGTTAACGTCATCTCAAAAAGTGGAACAACGACAGAGCCGGCGATTGCCTTTCGTATTTTCCGTAAGTTTTTAGAAGAAAAATATGGACAGGAAGAAGCACAAAAGCGTATCTATGCAACGACGGATAAAGAGAAGGGTGCTTTGAAGACGTTAGCTGCCGAGCAAGGGTATGAGTCCTTTGTCGTTCCAGATGATGTGGGTGGACGCTATTCTGTACTTACGGCTGTAGGGCTTTTGCCGATTGCGGCGAGTGGTATTGATATTGAGGAAATGATGAGGGGTGCTCAAGCTAGCCGAGAAGAGTTAAGTTCTGATCGACTTTCTGAAAACCCTGCCTATCAATATGCAGCGGTGAGAAATGCGTTGTACAGCAAAGGAAAAACGATTGAAATGATGATTAATTATGAACCGTCACTCCAATATTTCTCAGAGTGGTGGAAGCAACTTTTTGGTGAGAGTGAAGGAAAGGATCATAAAGGGATTTTTCCTAGCTCTGCAAATTTCTCAACAGATCTACATTCTTTGGGTCAGTATGTACAGGATGGTCGTCGTGACCTATTTGAAACAATTCTACATGTAGAGGAACCGTCGTCCGATTATACGATTGAAGAGGATGAGCAAAATTTAGATGGACTCAATTATTTAGCAGGAAAAACCATCGATGAAGTAAACGAGAAGGCCTATCAAGGCACAATGCTTGCTCATACAGACGGACAGGTTCCGAACTTAATTGTCCACATACCTAAGCGTGATGCCTTTACATTTGGTTATCTTGCGTACTTCTTTGAAAAGGCGTGTGCAATTAGTGGCTATATTCTTGGAGTAAATCCATTTGATCAGCCAGGAGTAGAAGCTTACAAGAAAAATATGTTCGCCCTGCTCGGCAAACCAGGCTTTGAACAACAAAAACAAGATCTAGAAAAACGCCTGTAA
- a CDS encoding YugN-like family protein — MINLSSQLTDELLDLHELEQGLRPIGFNFSDNWDYEHGYFDYKLGDQNGYLFLRIPFSVVEGTLDSPSNPATVKMNEPYLLAHVYQDGIDDHVREGNLRASIDQFQTPKDKDASFPEEYIQTGQEVLRQAEQALLTKGSK; from the coding sequence GTGATTAATTTGTCTTCTCAACTTACAGATGAGTTATTAGATTTACATGAGCTTGAGCAGGGGCTTCGTCCAATTGGCTTTAACTTTTCGGACAACTGGGATTATGAGCATGGTTATTTTGATTATAAACTTGGTGATCAGAACGGATATCTATTTCTCAGGATTCCTTTTTCTGTCGTGGAAGGAACATTAGATTCACCCTCAAACCCTGCCACAGTGAAAATGAATGAGCCCTATTTACTTGCACATGTTTATCAAGATGGGATTGATGATCATGTACGAGAAGGAAACCTTCGTGCATCCATTGATCAATTTCAGACACCTAAAGATAAGGATGCAAGTTTTCCAGAGGAATATATTCAGACAGGCCAAGAAGTACTTCGACAAGCCGAACAGGCTTTACTCACTAAAGGGAGTAAATAG
- a CDS encoding potassium channel family protein, translating into MQQWIRFYFQLPVLIRLLSIALVTMLFFGMAIHLIEPKNFPTFFDGIWWAFVTGATVGYGDYVPISLGGRIVAILLIFTGGGLITFYMVTLSSATVKHEQALSKGKVRFKGESHIVLLGWNERTRQLIDMMRKDNIEDKIVLIDETMNQLYQELSNVHFVKGDPTSEDTLEKANVCEARMAVVTANPSKKEQQSDQAVIHQLVALKGHHPNLFIIAEVLTERQKINAERAGANTVIRSNDFMSSLFYHELYRKDPLQPFQLFLNLLTARQFHEEKVSASLAGVAMINVLEHYLAQGSQVIGVKTGDTISFNIDTYTTLTEEDYLVLFTPFSE; encoded by the coding sequence ATGCAGCAATGGATTCGATTTTATTTTCAACTTCCTGTACTCATACGATTGTTATCTATCGCTTTGGTAACCATGCTCTTCTTTGGCATGGCGATCCATCTCATCGAACCGAAAAACTTTCCGACATTCTTCGATGGGATTTGGTGGGCTTTTGTAACAGGAGCCACTGTCGGCTACGGTGATTACGTTCCAATAAGCTTAGGAGGTAGGATCGTAGCTATTCTGTTAATTTTTACAGGTGGTGGACTTATCACCTTTTATATGGTTACATTATCCTCTGCAACCGTGAAGCATGAACAAGCTCTCTCCAAAGGAAAAGTCCGCTTTAAAGGAGAATCACATATTGTTTTATTAGGTTGGAATGAACGAACAAGGCAACTCATTGATATGATGAGAAAGGATAATATTGAAGATAAAATTGTATTAATAGATGAGACCATGAATCAACTTTACCAAGAGTTATCAAATGTTCATTTTGTTAAAGGGGATCCGACCAGTGAGGATACCCTAGAGAAAGCCAATGTATGCGAGGCTAGAATGGCAGTTGTCACAGCAAATCCCTCTAAAAAGGAACAGCAATCCGACCAGGCTGTCATTCATCAGCTTGTGGCTTTAAAAGGGCACCATCCTAATTTATTTATCATAGCCGAGGTGTTGACAGAGCGCCAAAAAATTAATGCAGAAAGAGCAGGGGCCAATACGGTGATCCGCTCCAATGATTTTATGAGCAGTTTATTCTATCATGAGCTTTACCGAAAAGACCCTCTGCAACCCTTCCAATTATTCCTGAATTTACTTACGGCTCGTCAGTTTCACGAAGAAAAAGTCTCCGCTTCCTTAGCCGGTGTCGCGATGATTAATGTTCTGGAACATTATTTAGCCCAGGGCTCTCAGGTGATAGGAGTAAAAACGGGCGACACGATTTCTTTTAATATTGATACTTATACAACACTAACGGAAGAAGATTATTTAGTTCTATTTACTCCCTTTAGTGAGTAA
- a CDS encoding thioredoxin family protein: protein MNLNEWFNKGITAQEYVDSMEQHQEGFVKIYEHFTVPAEDEPFFTKLQNKNLRAIAITEDWCGDAMLNLPIFLRMAEAGGIATHFLHRDENLELMDQYLTNGTSRSIPKIIIIDEQGEEWLNWGPRAPKLQEFIDGAVANLPPKDADDFKEKQQELFQFVTKAYRDNEDFHSFVYQNLKETLAQ from the coding sequence ATGAATTTGAACGAATGGTTTAACAAAGGTATAACTGCCCAGGAGTATGTAGACTCCATGGAACAACATCAGGAGGGCTTTGTTAAAATATATGAACACTTTACAGTCCCCGCAGAGGATGAACCGTTTTTCACAAAATTACAAAACAAAAATTTGCGCGCCATTGCCATTACGGAGGATTGGTGCGGCGATGCGATGTTAAATCTGCCAATATTTTTGCGTATGGCGGAAGCAGGTGGTATTGCTACACATTTTCTACACCGTGATGAGAACCTTGAACTAATGGATCAATACTTAACGAACGGTACCTCACGCTCGATCCCAAAAATTATAATCATTGACGAACAGGGTGAGGAATGGTTGAATTGGGGACCCAGAGCGCCGAAGTTGCAAGAGTTTATTGACGGTGCAGTAGCCAATCTTCCCCCTAAAGATGCAGATGATTTTAAGGAAAAGCAACAGGAATTATTTCAATTTGTTACAAAGGCTTATCGTGACAATGAAGATTTCCACTCATTTGTTTATCAAAACCTTAAAGAAACTTTAGCACAATAG
- a CDS encoding M20/M25/M40 family metallo-hydrolase: MEKKQMDFLLELLQTPSPSSMEMQIQKRWMKEMESHADEIRTDHAGNVIAVLNPQAEFKVLLAGHCDEIALVINRIDEQGYLHFDKMGGINPKAAVGMKVAVLGYRQTLTGVIGVNAQHHGGLKDDFGLEDLFIDCGAKTKQDIEKFIQIGDLAVYKRTPEVLMDQYISGRGLDNRTGQFIVGEVLRKLSQKDLKVGVYAASTVNEETNMGGAYFAAAGIQPTMAIACDVTFATDYPGVNKNKYGDIRLDGGPVLAKGAPINRKINQLLEKSAGTLNMALQYELTPRMTGTDADRMRLTGQGVPVSLVSLPLRYMHSPVETVSIKDMEEEIDLLVEMVANMTGHESLNPLDD, encoded by the coding sequence ATGGAAAAAAAGCAAATGGACTTTTTATTAGAATTATTACAAACCCCATCACCCTCAAGTATGGAAATGCAGATACAGAAGCGGTGGATGAAGGAAATGGAGTCACATGCAGATGAAATTCGGACAGACCATGCCGGAAACGTGATTGCTGTATTGAACCCTCAGGCAGAATTTAAAGTACTGCTTGCCGGGCACTGTGATGAAATTGCACTCGTCATCAATCGAATCGATGAGCAAGGCTATCTTCATTTTGACAAAATGGGAGGTATTAATCCTAAAGCAGCTGTTGGCATGAAGGTGGCTGTCCTTGGTTATCGCCAAACTCTTACAGGTGTGATTGGGGTCAATGCCCAGCATCATGGTGGCTTAAAGGACGATTTTGGTTTAGAAGATCTATTTATTGATTGTGGAGCGAAAACAAAACAGGATATAGAGAAATTCATTCAAATAGGTGATTTGGCTGTCTATAAGCGTACTCCCGAAGTACTTATGGATCAATATATTTCCGGAAGAGGTCTTGATAATCGAACAGGTCAATTTATTGTGGGAGAAGTGTTACGAAAGCTGTCTCAAAAAGATCTTAAGGTAGGTGTTTATGCGGCAAGCACTGTTAATGAAGAGACAAATATGGGCGGTGCTTATTTCGCGGCAGCAGGCATTCAACCAACGATGGCGATAGCCTGTGATGTTACCTTTGCAACAGACTATCCGGGAGTAAATAAAAATAAATATGGTGATATTCGTTTAGATGGAGGGCCTGTTCTGGCCAAAGGGGCGCCGATTAATCGGAAAATTAATCAGCTGCTTGAGAAAAGTGCCGGAACGTTAAATATGGCTCTTCAATATGAACTTACGCCTCGGATGACAGGGACGGATGCCGACCGTATGCGCTTAACTGGACAAGGGGTGCCAGTCAGTCTCGTGTCCTTGCCGTTACGTTATATGCATTCACCAGTTGAGACGGTCAGCATAAAAGATATGGAGGAAGAGATCGATTTGTTAGTTGAGATGGTTGCTAACATGACAGGACATGAAAGTTTAAATCCTTTAGATGATTAA
- a CDS encoding GntR family transcriptional regulator, producing the protein MHQLKDDRPIFHQITEYIQNQVVDGYLKEGDKIPSTNELASFYQINPATALKGINQLVDKQVIYKKRGIGMFVQEGAKSILINERREQFADQFIRPMVKEAERIGFSKQDLHSILEEEKG; encoded by the coding sequence GTGCATCAACTGAAGGATGACCGGCCAATTTTCCATCAAATCACAGAATATATTCAGAATCAGGTCGTGGATGGCTACCTAAAAGAAGGCGATAAAATACCTTCAACGAATGAACTGGCTTCTTTTTATCAAATTAACCCTGCTACAGCATTAAAAGGAATCAATCAACTTGTTGATAAACAAGTGATTTATAAGAAAAGAGGGATCGGGATGTTTGTACAAGAAGGGGCCAAAAGCATTTTGATTAACGAGAGACGTGAGCAATTTGCTGACCAATTTATTAGGCCTATGGTGAAGGAAGCGGAGAGAATAGGTTTCTCTAAACAAGATTTGCATTCTATTCTTGAGGAGGAAAAGGGATGA